Proteins from a single region of Acidovorax sp. NCPPB 3576:
- a CDS encoding DUF4238 domain-containing protein: MLASKGRTLAGRKQHYIPQALQRGFGQVVGDATRVFVFKKGQQPYRSSTKGVAAERDFYSEPSEEPSLDDKITSYENLILAPAIAALRESPVGMIDASAAAAVVVHLSIRSAFVRGSLSAAATEVLGNFAFALSSNESARVLLEIDSLESDSMLFQVIWDGILERFGSIPESGRTALGKLAHFRAREKFPQMLPDLAQVVLQQFRLLLDQIPELIVSGHSRALDRDMAPLMRVKRLKTMSWRIVAAEPPNHFVLPDCLAIGSTKADFSSMEPYSLLNDEEFTCVVMPVCASKVLVGCFGTTEIDPSLLNRAFAKCSLDYFISLRDDPSTAEVAQFIGDSVSHFLDDLVKTRTFDAPKKNCQFEVQPPDVKGSAQEPLRTPIRFEPSSRKSGKAQAALRRLMSAPELQTGMLVVETIVVTDNVARSLRVRGQALNEYTSQSVRLGTCHVSRGTDQGISCQLFLTTESVRSVASGHPDMRTAAALIRHQAGRATYYAAVASQIPTEVLSRQRPLLEAAGLHIATSFSSHYFGGRLSGLGTISAEEFAATDIHCCEALLRCIRELGSARLHFIENRDADAALGHAFLNVEQFLCAAATACATVGGSMERWRTSKSIKELEAVSLGDWFELFALDLGRLFEKRASLSTDKELVLLGSHVERVLWSFGVVVSSPTPEQIWMDVLEDSQLESTLVMLRS, encoded by the coding sequence GTGCTGGCATCCAAGGGGCGCACTTTGGCAGGTAGAAAGCAGCATTACATCCCACAGGCATTGCAAAGAGGGTTTGGCCAGGTCGTGGGAGACGCTACACGGGTGTTTGTATTCAAAAAGGGACAGCAACCCTACCGCTCTTCAACCAAGGGGGTGGCTGCTGAGCGCGATTTCTACTCGGAGCCATCAGAAGAGCCCTCGCTTGATGACAAGATCACAAGCTATGAGAATCTCATCCTGGCGCCGGCGATCGCAGCGCTTCGCGAGTCTCCGGTTGGAATGATCGATGCGAGTGCTGCCGCTGCAGTGGTAGTCCATCTGTCAATCAGGTCTGCATTTGTCAGGGGCAGCCTGTCAGCTGCCGCGACAGAGGTGCTTGGCAACTTCGCCTTCGCCTTGAGTAGCAATGAGAGTGCAAGAGTGTTACTCGAGATTGACTCCCTCGAGTCTGACTCCATGCTCTTTCAGGTCATTTGGGACGGAATCCTGGAGCGCTTCGGTTCTATTCCGGAAAGCGGGAGGACGGCCTTGGGGAAGCTGGCCCATTTCCGGGCTCGGGAGAAATTCCCTCAGATGCTTCCTGACCTGGCACAAGTGGTCCTTCAACAGTTTAGGTTGCTGCTTGATCAGATTCCGGAGCTGATTGTCAGTGGGCACAGTAGAGCGCTGGACAGAGACATGGCGCCATTAATGCGCGTCAAGCGCCTCAAAACGATGAGTTGGCGGATTGTTGCTGCTGAGCCGCCAAACCATTTCGTGCTTCCTGACTGCCTGGCAATAGGGTCAACAAAAGCGGATTTTTCGAGTATGGAGCCTTATTCGCTCCTGAACGACGAGGAATTTACCTGTGTTGTGATGCCTGTCTGCGCGAGCAAGGTGCTAGTCGGGTGTTTTGGGACTACGGAGATAGATCCTTCATTGCTCAATCGTGCGTTCGCGAAGTGCTCTTTGGACTACTTTATTAGCTTACGGGATGATCCATCAACGGCTGAAGTCGCTCAGTTCATTGGCGACTCGGTCTCGCATTTCTTGGATGATCTGGTCAAGACACGCACGTTTGATGCCCCCAAAAAAAATTGCCAGTTTGAAGTGCAACCACCAGATGTCAAGGGCAGTGCGCAAGAACCGTTGAGGACTCCCATCAGGTTCGAGCCCTCGAGCCGCAAGAGCGGTAAGGCACAAGCGGCACTTCGCCGTCTTATGAGCGCTCCTGAGCTACAAACGGGCATGCTTGTCGTCGAAACCATTGTGGTGACCGATAACGTTGCCCGTTCACTACGCGTGCGGGGGCAGGCGTTGAACGAATACACCTCGCAAAGCGTGCGACTGGGTACCTGTCATGTCAGCAGGGGAACTGACCAAGGAATATCTTGCCAGCTATTCTTGACTACGGAATCGGTCAGGAGCGTCGCCTCCGGCCACCCGGATATGCGTACAGCTGCAGCACTCATTCGCCATCAAGCAGGTCGGGCGACGTACTACGCCGCGGTTGCTTCACAGATTCCAACGGAAGTCTTGAGCCGCCAGAGGCCACTGCTAGAGGCCGCAGGCCTGCACATTGCGACCTCTTTCTCTTCTCACTATTTTGGAGGCCGTTTATCCGGTTTGGGAACCATCTCTGCTGAGGAATTCGCAGCCACTGACATTCATTGCTGCGAAGCGCTACTCAGGTGCATTCGGGAACTAGGCAGTGCACGCCTGCATTTCATCGAAAATCGAGATGCCGACGCAGCACTTGGGCACGCCTTTCTCAATGTGGAACAGTTTCTCTGTGCCGCTGCCACGGCTTGCGCCACCGTTGGCGGCAGCATGGAGCGATGGCGCACGAGCAAGAGCATCAAAGAACTCGAAGCTGTGAGCTTGGGCGATTGGTTCGAGCTGTTTGCGCTAGACCTTGGGCGCTTGTTCGAGAAGCGTGCCTCGCTGTCTACGGACAAGGAGCTGGTTCTGCTTGGCAGTCATGTCGAACGAGTTCTGTGGTCCTTTGGCGTGGTAGTGTCTTCGCCGACTCCAGAGCAGATCTGGATGGACGTGCTTGAGGATTCCCAGCTTGAAAGTACGCTAGTGATGCTGCGTTCCTGA
- a CDS encoding TetR/AcrR family transcriptional regulator: protein MEDIRVLARCSKGTLYSYFSSKEDLFLQALLTATDQEAGGLVWSREEVQEPIDKLILRFGVSFLSTLYSPRFQALRRLAFSASDGDVGRAVYTQIVNPYEVKVADLVRSAMDEGTLRRADPHVAAQHLCGLLESEFFLGFLLHAIDTPSQEALEGAAHRGVQVFLAAYQV from the coding sequence ATGGAAGACATACGCGTTCTTGCGCGTTGTTCTAAAGGTACGCTCTACAGCTACTTTTCTTCCAAAGAGGATTTGTTCCTTCAGGCACTTCTGACTGCGACGGACCAAGAGGCTGGTGGGCTCGTTTGGTCGCGTGAAGAGGTGCAAGAGCCGATTGACAAGTTGATTTTGCGGTTTGGCGTGTCGTTTCTGAGCACGCTGTACTCGCCGCGCTTCCAGGCTCTCAGACGGTTGGCGTTTTCGGCCTCTGATGGAGATGTCGGCCGTGCCGTATATACCCAGATCGTCAATCCATACGAGGTAAAAGTGGCGGACCTCGTTCGATCTGCGATGGATGAAGGCACCCTTCGTAGAGCGGATCCCCATGTCGCCGCGCAACATCTGTGCGGCCTTCTGGAGTCAGAGTTCTTCCTTGGATTTCTACTGCATGCGATCGACACCCCCTCACAAGAGGCATTAGAGGGCGCCGCGCATCGAGGTGTACAGGTTTTTCTCGCGGCCTATCAGGTGTGA
- a CDS encoding aspartyl/asparaginyl beta-hydroxylase domain-containing protein, whose product MIATLLILLAVGWIGSMAYVFNYRGQARYASLKQYLRKSWPVFALPNTVLYLFTRPWARGPFVKPERFSNLDELACHWEIIRDEALAMQARGGFEDPRTEGTPASFDLGFRTFYKYGWSRYYLSWYGYTYPSASADCPKTLEILSRFPDVTAAMFTVLPPRSRLSPHADPLACSLRYHLGLETPNSTRCFINVDGVEKSWQDGDAFVFDETYLHFVTNDTDAPRLILMCDIRRPMSLPGRIFNKAYSLLARTLQTPNDARDQRGLVSALFANLAPVLAAGRRIRERNRPLYNVLKWAVNLSLLCAVFGMVAAVVASVRWLLPA is encoded by the coding sequence GTGATTGCCACCTTGCTCATATTGTTGGCTGTAGGCTGGATAGGATCCATGGCTTACGTCTTCAACTATCGTGGCCAAGCGCGGTATGCCAGCCTTAAGCAGTACTTGCGCAAGAGCTGGCCCGTATTTGCCCTTCCAAATACCGTGCTGTATCTCTTCACGCGGCCCTGGGCGCGAGGACCTTTCGTTAAACCTGAGCGATTTTCTAACCTAGACGAATTAGCGTGTCATTGGGAGATCATCCGTGACGAGGCTCTCGCAATGCAGGCCAGAGGCGGTTTTGAAGATCCACGTACTGAAGGAACTCCGGCATCTTTTGACTTGGGTTTCCGGACCTTCTACAAGTACGGTTGGAGTCGCTATTACTTGTCGTGGTATGGATACACGTACCCTTCAGCTTCAGCTGACTGTCCCAAGACACTTGAGATTCTTTCGAGGTTTCCGGATGTCACGGCGGCAATGTTCACGGTACTTCCACCACGGTCGAGGCTTTCTCCTCATGCCGACCCGTTGGCGTGTTCTTTGCGATATCACCTCGGGCTGGAAACCCCGAATTCGACGCGGTGCTTCATTAATGTGGATGGCGTTGAGAAGTCCTGGCAGGATGGGGATGCATTTGTGTTCGATGAAACCTATCTTCACTTTGTGACGAACGACACTGATGCCCCACGATTGATCCTGATGTGCGACATCCGCAGGCCTATGTCGCTTCCTGGTCGGATTTTCAACAAGGCGTACTCCTTACTTGCGCGCACACTCCAAACACCCAACGATGCGCGCGACCAGAGAGGTCTTGTTAGTGCGCTCTTTGCCAATCTGGCGCCTGTTCTTGCCGCAGGCCGGCGCATTAGAGAGCGAAATAGGCCTCTCTACAATGTGCTCAAGTGGGCGGTGAACCTGTCTCTGCTCTGTGCTGTTTTTGGGATGGTTGCCGCAGTTGTGGCTTCTGTCCGCTGGCTGCTGCCGGCTTGA
- a CDS encoding response regulator transcription factor, protein MTTRISHPIPLQILIIEDNRALAANIFDYLEACGHIPDAAPDGSSGLNLAVHNRYDAIILDWMLPRMDGMSVLQKLREDHGCVTPIIMLTAKDQLEGKLLGFEKGADDYLVKPIALPELEIRLRVMVNRAQARATTGRTLRVDDLAFNLDSLEVARGPRPISLSGTARNILELLMRESPRTVRRDRLERLIWGDDPPEGDLLRSHMHLLRRAIDQNGEGRLLHTITGTGYRLGKSSE, encoded by the coding sequence GTGACCACCCGAATTTCGCACCCGATACCTTTGCAAATTCTCATCATTGAGGACAATCGAGCGCTGGCCGCAAACATCTTTGACTACCTGGAAGCTTGTGGCCACATTCCCGATGCGGCACCCGATGGCAGTTCCGGTCTCAATCTTGCAGTTCACAATCGATACGACGCAATCATTCTGGATTGGATGCTCCCAAGGATGGACGGCATGAGCGTCCTACAAAAGCTTCGTGAAGACCATGGATGTGTGACCCCCATCATCATGCTCACTGCCAAGGATCAGCTCGAGGGCAAGCTGTTAGGGTTCGAGAAGGGAGCGGATGACTATTTGGTCAAACCGATAGCTCTGCCCGAGCTGGAGATCCGATTGCGGGTCATGGTTAACCGCGCGCAGGCGAGGGCTACCACGGGACGCACATTGCGTGTAGACGATCTGGCGTTCAACCTCGACAGTCTTGAAGTTGCAAGAGGTCCCCGTCCCATCTCGCTGTCTGGCACGGCGAGGAACATATTGGAGTTGCTGATGCGCGAGTCTCCCAGAACGGTGCGCCGCGACCGCCTCGAACGCCTTATCTGGGGTGATGATCCGCCCGAGGGGGATTTGCTGCGCTCCCACATGCATCTCCTCAGACGCGCAATTGATCAGAACGGGGAGGGTAGGCTTCTCCATACGATCACGGGAACGGGATATCGCTTGGGCAAGTCATCCGAATGA
- a CDS encoding sensor histidine kinase yields the protein MKFPWQFRSLQWLINASLLMFGLMLALALVVHGKLSQGLIEHPIWHHVLQSSTRSVLQSSMADLSDTLPTEGAIRGWLIGANGKLPPDMPAFLGTLEPGYYREGDLDDLADSSPLSGVTSILTPRWGPFSDGADAANRVRSYTALVTAMPQGRLVVAIDLTELEDEQNGSVQLSVLFLLFNMMMIGLVIWWLHVSLARPIKDLARRMRALDPLKPSQRISASYLKRELNVIAEETNAHLERVELAIERERHLLDQASHEFRTPLAIISGAADVLHKQQLPDRAQRPLHRIDEAVESLTQIMEALLYLSREPGPEERRQVTILHGLIPDLVGDHAYLLVGKPVLYVLDTIEPLTVHAPESMVCIAAGNLLRNAAEHTHEGEIHVSVKDGRLVIRDSGSGFDAAQSAYRFTESLKQSGRRPGGAGMGLFLTQRICERFGWHLTLESSLSVGTSATIDFTRSSP from the coding sequence ATGAAGTTCCCGTGGCAATTTCGCAGCCTTCAGTGGTTGATCAATGCCAGTCTGCTGATGTTCGGACTGATGCTGGCATTGGCGCTAGTTGTGCATGGCAAATTGAGCCAAGGGTTGATCGAACATCCCATTTGGCATCATGTTCTGCAATCGAGCACGAGAAGCGTGCTGCAGTCTTCCATGGCAGACCTCAGCGACACGCTACCGACAGAGGGGGCGATCAGAGGATGGTTGATTGGAGCGAATGGGAAGCTACCTCCAGATATGCCTGCTTTCCTAGGTACGCTTGAGCCTGGGTACTACCGGGAAGGGGATTTGGACGACCTTGCCGACTCATCGCCTTTGTCCGGGGTGACGTCAATACTTACACCACGATGGGGGCCCTTTTCTGACGGAGCTGACGCGGCCAATCGCGTGCGAAGCTATACGGCCTTGGTCACGGCCATGCCTCAAGGTAGATTGGTGGTTGCGATCGATTTGACTGAACTGGAAGACGAGCAGAACGGCAGCGTCCAGCTCAGCGTGCTGTTCTTGTTGTTCAACATGATGATGATCGGGTTGGTGATTTGGTGGCTGCATGTCAGCCTTGCACGCCCCATCAAGGATCTCGCCCGTCGGATGCGGGCGCTTGATCCCCTGAAGCCCTCTCAGCGGATTTCTGCAAGTTATCTGAAGCGAGAGCTCAATGTCATCGCAGAAGAAACAAATGCCCACCTCGAACGCGTAGAGCTTGCCATCGAGCGCGAGCGCCATCTGCTGGATCAGGCCAGCCACGAATTTCGCACCCCGTTAGCCATCATTTCTGGCGCAGCCGATGTACTGCACAAGCAGCAGTTGCCCGATCGCGCACAGCGCCCCTTGCACCGCATCGACGAAGCCGTGGAAAGCCTCACCCAAATCATGGAGGCTTTGCTGTACTTGTCGCGGGAGCCGGGGCCCGAGGAGCGCCGGCAGGTCACCATCTTGCATGGCCTCATTCCTGACCTGGTGGGGGACCATGCCTACCTCCTCGTTGGAAAACCAGTTCTTTATGTGCTCGATACTATTGAGCCTCTCACCGTTCATGCTCCAGAGTCGATGGTTTGCATTGCCGCAGGGAACCTGCTGAGAAATGCGGCTGAACACACTCATGAAGGCGAGATTCACGTATCTGTCAAGGATGGAAGACTGGTCATCCGTGATTCAGGCTCTGGGTTCGACGCGGCCCAATCGGCATACCGCTTCACTGAATCGCTGAAGCAGTCCGGACGGCGCCCGGGAGGTGCGGGGATGGGACTTTTCCTCACGCAGCGCATCTGTGAACGCTTTGGATGGCATTTAACCCTCGAGTCTTCTCTGTCCGTTGGAACCTCTGCGACGATTGATTTCACGCGCAGTTCTCCTTAG
- a CDS encoding nitroreductase family protein: MNTTAHSDLWPAFQQANRSRRAIREFQATRISSEDIYDLVGEAAFAPSSGNLQPYEFHWVRTPSAKEAVARACNGQRAASTAAELLVVVASPALGKKTALTQLAYIDSYSSMEPKSKEYHRKQIGKFQKILGIGGSLLLSPALFIAAMIRPTLSLLPIGPIGSRHWAARNAMFAAQTLMLGAAAKGIDSCPMEGFSATKVAAILNLPRGSVVPLVIALGYRADTARIEKRWRRSMMDVVVPH; this comes from the coding sequence ATGAATACCACGGCGCATTCAGACCTTTGGCCAGCCTTTCAGCAGGCCAATCGATCTCGCAGAGCAATTCGTGAGTTTCAGGCCACGCGCATCTCTTCCGAAGATATCTACGACCTGGTTGGGGAAGCCGCTTTCGCCCCCTCGAGCGGCAACCTTCAACCCTACGAGTTCCACTGGGTCCGAACGCCATCGGCAAAGGAAGCTGTCGCCCGCGCTTGCAATGGACAAAGGGCAGCCAGTACGGCGGCCGAATTGCTTGTCGTAGTTGCAAGCCCTGCGCTGGGTAAGAAAACAGCGCTGACTCAACTCGCCTATATCGATTCGTACAGTTCCATGGAGCCAAAATCGAAGGAGTACCACCGCAAGCAGATCGGCAAGTTCCAAAAAATACTTGGAATTGGAGGATCTTTGCTTTTGTCCCCTGCTCTTTTCATCGCAGCAATGATTCGCCCAACCCTCTCTCTGCTTCCGATCGGGCCTATCGGCAGCAGGCATTGGGCAGCTCGTAATGCGATGTTTGCCGCCCAAACACTGATGCTCGGTGCGGCTGCAAAGGGGATCGATTCGTGCCCGATGGAGGGTTTCTCAGCAACAAAGGTAGCGGCCATCCTCAATCTTCCACGTGGTTCGGTCGTGCCGTTAGTGATTGCATTGGGATACCGCGCAGATACCGCACGAATCGAAAAGCGGTGGCGCAGGTCTATGATGGACGTGGTCGTTCCGCACTGA